From Streptomyces fungicidicus, one genomic window encodes:
- the erpA gene encoding iron-sulfur cluster insertion protein ErpA gives MSVSDETTTVTDGIVLTDAAASKVRALLDQEGRDDLALRVAVQPGGCSGLRYQLFFDERSLDGDVQKDFDGVKVVTDRMSAPYLGGATIDFVDTIEKQGFTIDNPNATGSCACGDSFS, from the coding sequence ATGTCCGTATCGGACGAGACCACCACCGTCACCGACGGCATCGTCCTGACCGACGCCGCCGCGTCCAAGGTCAGGGCCCTGCTCGACCAGGAAGGCCGTGACGACCTCGCCCTGCGTGTCGCCGTCCAGCCCGGCGGCTGCTCCGGCCTGCGCTACCAGCTCTTCTTCGACGAGCGCTCGCTCGACGGCGACGTGCAGAAGGACTTCGACGGCGTGAAGGTCGTCACCGACCGCATGAGCGCCCCTTACCTGGGCGGCGCCACCATCGACTTCGTCGACACGATCGAGAAGCAGGGCTTCACGATCGACAACCCGAACGCCACCGGCTCCTGCGCCTGCGGCGACTCCTTCAGCTGA
- the nadA gene encoding quinolinate synthase NadA, translating to MTTAQTRELDVQPTPLALLLLGREADPRSERGVECPGDLPSPSDPDLVERARAAKEKLGDKVFVLGHHYQRDEVIQFADVTGDSFKLARDAAARPQAEYIVFCGVHFMAESADILTGDDQKVVLPDLAAGCSMADMATAEQVAECWDVLTEAGVAEQVVPVSYMNSSADIKAFTGKHGGTICTSSNARRALDWAFEQGEKVLFLPDQHLGRNTAVRDMGMSLEDCVVYNPHKPNGGLTADELRTAKMILWRGHCSVHGRFSLDSVNDVRERIPGVNVLVHPECRHEVVAAADYVGSTEYIIKALEAAPAGSKWAIGTELNLVRRLANRFAAEDKEIVFLDKTVCFCSTMNRIDLPHLVWALESLAEGNLVNRIEVDKETEAFAKLALERMLALP from the coding sequence GTGACCACCGCCCAGACCCGGGAGCTCGACGTACAGCCGACGCCCCTCGCCCTGCTGCTCCTCGGCCGTGAGGCCGACCCGAGGAGCGAGCGAGGTGTGGAGTGTCCCGGCGACCTCCCCTCGCCGTCCGACCCCGATCTGGTGGAGCGCGCCCGCGCCGCCAAGGAGAAGCTCGGGGACAAGGTCTTCGTGCTCGGCCACCACTACCAGCGGGACGAGGTCATCCAGTTCGCCGACGTCACGGGCGACTCCTTCAAGCTGGCCCGGGACGCCGCCGCGCGGCCGCAGGCCGAGTACATCGTGTTCTGCGGTGTGCACTTCATGGCCGAGTCCGCGGACATCCTCACCGGCGACGACCAGAAGGTGGTCCTGCCCGACCTCGCGGCCGGCTGCTCGATGGCCGACATGGCCACCGCCGAGCAGGTCGCCGAGTGCTGGGACGTGCTGACCGAGGCCGGCGTGGCCGAGCAGGTCGTCCCCGTCTCGTACATGAACTCCTCCGCCGACATCAAGGCCTTCACCGGCAAGCACGGCGGCACCATCTGCACCTCCTCCAACGCCCGGCGCGCCCTGGACTGGGCCTTCGAGCAGGGCGAGAAGGTGCTCTTCCTCCCCGACCAGCACCTGGGCCGCAACACGGCGGTGCGGGACATGGGCATGTCCCTGGAGGACTGCGTCGTCTACAACCCGCACAAGCCCAACGGCGGGCTGACGGCGGACGAGCTGCGCACCGCGAAGATGATCCTGTGGCGCGGCCACTGCTCGGTGCACGGCCGCTTCAGCCTGGACTCGGTGAACGACGTGCGCGAGCGCATCCCGGGCGTGAACGTGCTGGTCCACCCCGAGTGCCGGCACGAGGTCGTGGCCGCCGCGGACTACGTCGGGTCGACCGAGTACATCATCAAGGCGCTGGAGGCGGCCCCGGCCGGCTCCAAGTGGGCCATCGGCACCGAGCTGAACCTGGTCCGCCGGCTGGCGAACCGTTTCGCTGCCGAGGACAAGGAGATCGTCTTCCTCGACAAGACGGTCTGCTTCTGCTCCACCATGAACCGCATCGACCTCCCCCACCTGGTCTGGGCCCTGGAGTCCCTCGCCGAGGGCAACCTGGTCAACCGCATCGAGGTCGACAAGGAGACCGAGGCGTTCGCGAAGCTGGCGCTGGAGCGCATGCTGGCACTGCCGTAA